From the genome of Leptolyngbya iicbica LK, one region includes:
- a CDS encoding O-antigen ligase family protein, translating into MQGIPRWHQVLPICLGLLSYPYSMFVGLLGLLSLSIWQTLRSPKAIFFTLFNSGLIAIAVLMVISSSQAVYPGEAYLQLAHFLPFFWLWACLTVYLQQTLHPWAQIYRWTVVLVLAAVPINLVGIVEYLLKLAPNPALLPYFPLIDWLYLGDTDILRAYSLFDYPNTLASYLTLILGLNLGLVFLEGQETPWGRQSTLSLWLIRANVLLTLGCLFASGSRNGLLAAIALIVVSLLRMRTNRWVRLLGLAGLALIVVTTLSFGVAGRSVSWSWVTDDPRIQVWRLAWQMFLDEPILGQGLGNYKLLYNGEIPLYTYIAHAHNFWLTLAAEAGLIVTVLFTLAIGLICYRGCRALMSLKPAVSHHALLMGYCLAFLGIALFSLLDITYFEARVNAVTWLSLSVIAASPVLSQKINH; encoded by the coding sequence ATGCAAGGAATTCCACGTTGGCACCAAGTTTTGCCCATTTGCTTAGGGTTACTCTCGTATCCCTATTCGATGTTTGTGGGGCTGTTGGGTTTGTTGAGCCTGAGCATTTGGCAGACCCTACGCAGCCCCAAAGCGATTTTTTTCACGCTCTTTAATAGTGGCTTGATCGCGATCGCGGTGTTGATGGTGATCAGTTCCAGCCAAGCCGTCTATCCGGGCGAAGCTTATTTGCAACTGGCTCACTTTTTACCTTTTTTCTGGCTGTGGGCTTGTTTAACCGTCTATCTACAACAGACACTCCATCCCTGGGCGCAGATCTATCGCTGGACTGTCGTCCTTGTGCTGGCGGCGGTGCCGATTAACCTGGTCGGCATTGTCGAGTACCTGTTAAAGCTGGCGCCAAATCCCGCCCTATTGCCCTATTTTCCCTTGATCGACTGGCTGTACTTGGGTGATACCGACATTCTTCGGGCGTATTCTCTATTTGACTATCCCAATACGCTGGCTAGCTATCTCACCCTCATCTTGGGGCTAAATCTGGGTTTAGTGTTTTTAGAGGGGCAAGAGACCCCGTGGGGCCGACAATCGACACTTTCTCTGTGGCTAATTCGAGCGAATGTGTTGCTGACTTTGGGGTGTTTGTTTGCCTCTGGGTCGCGTAATGGCCTCCTAGCGGCGATCGCCCTGATCGTAGTGAGTCTATTGCGAATGCGAACCAATCGCTGGGTGCGTTTACTCGGGCTCGCTGGGCTGGCCTTGATTGTCGTGACGACCTTGAGTTTTGGGGTGGCTGGCCGGAGTGTCTCGTGGAGCTGGGTGACGGATGACCCACGGATTCAGGTCTGGCGTCTCGCCTGGCAAATGTTTCTAGACGAGCCGATTTTAGGGCAGGGACTTGGCAACTACAAACTGCTCTATAACGGCGAGATTCCGCTGTATACCTACATTGCCCATGCCCATAACTTTTGGCTCACGCTGGCCGCCGAAGCCGGACTCATTGTCACAGTGCTCTTTACGCTGGCCATCGGACTCATTTGCTATCGCGGCTGCCGAGCGCTGATGTCGCTCAAGCCGGCGGTGAGCCACCATGCATTATTAATGGGCTACTGCCTGGCATTTTTAGGGATTGCTTTATTTTCGCTACTCGACATCACCTATTTCGAAGCGCGGGTGAATGCTGTAACTTGGCTGAGTCTGAGCGTCATTGCTGCTAGCCCAGTACTCAGCCAAAAGATTAACCACTAG
- the wbaP gene encoding undecaprenyl-phosphate galactose phosphotransferase WbaP, giving the protein MTPLTQLLKPAYGPLTFSLRSVSTAAPLMVADLFGFVAAAYISVMLRYVMGGQFEPILYWNLWPLLGAVILVYGLARLYPGVGLSPVEELRRLVLTTTLFYLALAAVIFLFREGTTYSRGIFLMAWPLSLVGVWLSRILIRRLVAPYSWWGFPVLILGAGRTGALVIRTLKRQPGLGLKPIAVLDDDPKKQSDIESVPVLGKLAIAPFIARDRKISYAIVAMPGVPRTKLLAILERYGHMFPHLLIIPDLFGLSSLWVGATDMGGILGLEIRQRLLLYGPRLTKMILDYVLTLLLGLCTLPLLLVIMVAVKLDSCGPIFYGHYRLGRRGRPFTAWKFRSMVTNADAVLQQHLEANHLLREEWERERKLKSDPRITRVGRFLRRTSLDELPQLWNVLRGDMSLVGPRPIVDEEIGHYADKYELYKRVHPGITGLWQVSGRNDVTYAERVNLDAYYVRNWSVWLDIYILLRTIWVVMIGDGAY; this is encoded by the coding sequence ATGACCCCCCTAACTCAGCTACTAAAACCGGCTTATGGGCCATTAACCTTTTCCCTGCGATCGGTTTCTACCGCAGCGCCTCTCATGGTGGCTGATCTCTTTGGCTTTGTGGCTGCTGCTTACATCAGCGTCATGCTGCGATATGTCATGGGCGGCCAGTTTGAGCCGATTTTGTATTGGAATTTGTGGCCACTATTGGGGGCGGTGATTTTGGTGTATGGCCTTGCCCGGCTATATCCAGGGGTTGGTTTGAGCCCGGTCGAAGAGTTAAGGCGTTTGGTCTTGACCACAACGTTGTTTTATTTAGCACTAGCTGCCGTTATTTTTCTGTTTCGCGAAGGCACAACCTATTCCCGAGGCATCTTTTTAATGGCCTGGCCCTTATCGTTAGTGGGGGTTTGGCTGTCGCGGATTTTGATCAGACGGTTAGTTGCTCCCTATAGCTGGTGGGGCTTCCCCGTATTGATTTTGGGTGCAGGCCGCACTGGGGCGTTGGTGATTCGCACGTTGAAACGCCAGCCCGGGTTGGGGCTTAAACCGATCGCGGTGCTGGACGATGACCCCAAAAAACAAAGTGATATTGAATCGGTGCCGGTTTTGGGGAAGCTGGCGATCGCCCCATTTATCGCTCGCGATCGCAAAATTAGTTATGCGATCGTTGCCATGCCAGGGGTTCCCCGAACGAAGCTGCTAGCGATCTTGGAACGCTATGGGCATATGTTTCCGCACTTGCTCATCATTCCAGACTTATTTGGATTGTCTAGCCTATGGGTCGGGGCCACTGATATGGGCGGCATTTTAGGCTTGGAAATTCGCCAACGCCTATTACTGTATGGTCCTCGGCTCACCAAGATGATTCTCGACTATGTACTGACGCTGCTGCTGGGACTGTGTACCCTGCCATTGCTGCTCGTCATTATGGTGGCCGTCAAGCTCGACTCATGCGGACCGATTTTTTATGGCCACTATCGATTGGGGCGGCGCGGTCGGCCCTTTACGGCGTGGAAGTTTCGTTCCATGGTGACGAATGCTGATGCTGTGTTGCAACAGCATTTGGAGGCGAATCACCTGCTGCGCGAAGAGTGGGAGCGCGAACGGAAACTGAAGAGTGATCCGCGCATTACCCGAGTGGGTCGCTTTTTGCGGCGCACCAGCCTGGATGAATTACCCCAACTGTGGAACGTACTGCGTGGCGACATGAGCCTGGTTGGTCCTCGCCCCATTGTGGATGAAGAGATTGGCCACTATGCCGACAAATACGAGCTCTATAAGCGGGTACATCCTGGTATCACCGGTTTATGGCAAGTGTCTGGTCGCAATGACGTAACTTATGCCGAACGGGTAAATTTAGACGCATACTATGTGCGTAACTGGTCTGTCTGGTTAGATATATATATTCTGTTGAGAACCATTTGGGTGGTAATGATTGGCGATGGCGCATACTGA
- a CDS encoding prepilin-type N-terminal cleavage/methylation domain-containing protein → MRRHYGQSGFTLIELLVVIIIIGVLAAITLPSFLNQANRARSTEAEIFLGAWLREQQADYLEQGEFSDDAGELDAGLNNFRILVNPFTNHQTAAGLNVSGLRIRALPTKPSLKQFMGKVWYDPDSSRVDFVICDDEGTNAFMDSKTYCPN, encoded by the coding sequence ATGAGACGTCACTATGGTCAAAGTGGGTTCACGCTGATCGAGTTATTGGTAGTTATTATTATTATCGGTGTCTTAGCCGCGATCACTCTCCCATCCTTTTTAAATCAAGCGAATCGAGCACGATCGACAGAAGCTGAAATCTTTTTAGGTGCTTGGTTACGCGAACAGCAAGCTGACTACCTAGAACAGGGCGAGTTCTCTGATGATGCTGGCGAGCTTGATGCTGGCCTCAACAATTTCAGAATCCTAGTCAACCCCTTTACGAATCACCAAACCGCAGCTGGACTAAATGTTTCGGGACTGCGGATTCGAGCACTGCCAACAAAACCGAGTCTCAAACAATTCATGGGTAAGGTCTGGTACGACCCAGACAGTAGCCGAGTCGATTTTGTTATCTGTGATGATGAAGGCACCAATGCGTTTATGGATTCTAAAACTTACTGTCCTAATTAG
- the radC gene encoding RadC family protein translates to MTTYQVRVTDMPTSERPRERLLNYGAKTLATAELIAILLGTGQGPGKLSAVGLGQYILQCLGENQRDAMSVMRDVSPRELMEIPGVGPAKATSILAAIELGKRVLQSRPPEQTVVDDPSVAAAAMSHELMWQAQERFAVLFLDIKHRILGMKVITIGTATETLAHPRDIFREVLKHGATRIIVAHNHPSGNLDPSQEDIHLTRQLLEAANLLGVPILDHLILGNGDFSSLRQTTALWQEANSA, encoded by the coding sequence ATGACGACGTATCAAGTGCGTGTGACCGACATGCCCACCAGCGAGCGCCCGCGCGAGCGCCTGCTTAACTATGGGGCCAAAACCCTCGCAACCGCAGAACTGATTGCCATTTTATTAGGTACTGGGCAAGGTCCAGGCAAGCTCTCAGCCGTGGGCTTGGGGCAATACATTCTGCAATGCCTGGGCGAAAATCAGCGTGATGCTATGAGCGTCATGCGAGATGTATCGCCCCGAGAACTAATGGAAATTCCCGGTGTCGGACCAGCCAAAGCCACCAGTATCTTGGCCGCGATCGAACTCGGTAAGCGAGTGCTACAGTCGCGCCCACCTGAGCAAACGGTTGTGGATGACCCTAGTGTGGCCGCTGCGGCCATGAGCCATGAATTGATGTGGCAAGCGCAAGAGCGCTTTGCCGTCCTCTTTCTCGATATCAAGCACCGCATTTTGGGTATGAAGGTGATTACCATTGGCACGGCAACTGAGACCCTCGCTCATCCTCGTGATATTTTTCGCGAAGTCTTGAAGCATGGGGCGACTCGCATCATCGTGGCGCACAACCATCCCAGTGGCAATCTCGACCCCTCGCAAGAAGATATTCATCTCACCCGCCAGTTATTGGAAGCCGCCAATCTATTAGGCGTGCCCATTTTGGATCACCTGATCCTGGGGAATGGTGACTTTAGCAGCCTCCGACAAACCACCGCCCTCTGGCAAGAAGCTAACTCAGCCTAA
- a CDS encoding DUF1824 family protein, giving the protein MTVTDSNPVDYKALRQRLAQFSCLETPPVLAETDKVAIREALRTFNEAADYETLGVCADTLAIAQTALESFVAALSRPVQLSLDARSGPVFLKFNTLKGAWYLDGYTGTSRGVLVSFHASEPEFDLVNGTYGPLPFDLFESPQ; this is encoded by the coding sequence ATGACGGTCACAGACTCTAACCCGGTTGATTACAAGGCACTGCGCCAACGCCTGGCCCAATTTAGCTGCTTAGAAACCCCTCCCGTACTGGCTGAGACTGATAAGGTGGCCATTCGAGAGGCGCTACGGACATTTAACGAAGCGGCAGACTATGAGACTTTGGGGGTCTGTGCGGATACGCTGGCGATCGCTCAAACCGCTTTGGAGAGCTTTGTTGCAGCCTTAAGTCGCCCGGTACAGCTGTCGCTGGATGCGCGTAGTGGGCCAGTCTTTCTCAAGTTCAATACGCTCAAAGGCGCTTGGTATTTAGATGGCTATACGGGCACATCACGGGGCGTACTGGTGTCATTTCACGCTTCTGAGCCAGAGTTTGACCTGGTCAACGGAACGTACGGCCCATTGCCATTTGATTTGTTTGAATCGCCACAGTAG
- a CDS encoding amidohydrolase/deacetylase family metallohydrolase, producing MITMQTYDLVLKGGHVIDPSQSLDGFYDVAIQDGKIAAVVTELPPHTTKATQNVTGQLICPGFIDLHVHVYEWVTDFGLWPDDVGVNAGVTTIVDQGSCGPLTFLGFKANIVEQAQTDVRCFPSVNMAGALKGGMGSPALHSPDMVDLEALQQMAATYPEIVRGFKVHGESGALSRWGTQVIELARQAADAVQLPLYVHTGELFAVVEENRPSPEQVIDYVLPHLKPGDLLAHCYSCRPDGLMGDRDTPSPALMQAIADGVRLDLGHGINFSFAIARRMMARGLLPYTISSDVHGDFATPHNDATLDYSLCGALSKLVALGMKLKEAIAAVTLHPATVLKAEAELGTLKVGTRADITVLDRIDAPWVCRDAAGEEVIAPQQLRPAWVVKSGQPIQPHRRLLRDLAIAS from the coding sequence ATGATCACCATGCAAACCTACGACCTCGTCCTCAAAGGCGGACACGTCATCGACCCCAGCCAATCCCTCGATGGGTTTTACGATGTCGCGATTCAGGATGGCAAAATTGCGGCCGTTGTCACTGAACTGCCACCCCACACGACCAAAGCCACTCAAAATGTCACCGGGCAACTCATCTGTCCTGGCTTCATCGATCTCCACGTTCACGTTTACGAATGGGTGACGGACTTTGGCCTATGGCCCGATGATGTCGGTGTGAACGCGGGCGTCACCACCATCGTTGACCAGGGTAGCTGCGGCCCACTGACGTTCCTTGGCTTCAAGGCCAACATCGTAGAACAGGCCCAGACGGACGTGCGCTGCTTTCCTTCCGTGAATATGGCTGGAGCCCTGAAAGGGGGCATGGGTTCTCCCGCCTTACACAGTCCCGACATGGTTGACCTCGAAGCTTTGCAGCAAATGGCGGCAACCTATCCCGAAATTGTGCGCGGGTTCAAAGTGCATGGCGAGTCGGGAGCCCTGTCTCGCTGGGGCACCCAGGTGATCGAGCTGGCGCGACAGGCCGCTGATGCGGTGCAACTGCCCCTTTATGTCCACACGGGCGAACTGTTCGCCGTGGTTGAGGAAAACCGCCCATCCCCCGAGCAGGTGATTGATTATGTCTTGCCGCATCTCAAGCCAGGGGATTTGCTGGCGCATTGTTACAGCTGTCGTCCCGATGGACTGATGGGCGATCGCGACACGCCTTCTCCTGCTCTGATGCAAGCGATCGCGGACGGAGTACGCCTGGACTTGGGCCACGGCATCAACTTCAGTTTTGCGATCGCCCGTCGCATGATGGCTCGGGGATTGCTGCCATACACCATCAGCAGTGACGTCCACGGTGATTTTGCCACGCCCCACAACGACGCTACCCTCGACTACAGCCTCTGTGGTGCCCTCTCTAAACTGGTCGCCTTGGGCATGAAACTGAAAGAGGCGATCGCGGCCGTCACCCTGCATCCCGCAACGGTCCTCAAAGCTGAAGCGGAACTCGGTACCCTGAAAGTCGGCACTCGCGCCGATATCACCGTGCTAGACCGCATCGACGCGCCTTGGGTCTGTCGGGATGCCGCCGGAGAAGAGGTGATCGCCCCCCAGCAACTGCGCCCCGCCTGGGTCGTTAAATCTGGTCAGCCCATTCAGCCCCATCGCCGCTTACTCAGGGATTTAGCGATCGCCAGCTAA
- a CDS encoding ABC transporter ATP-binding protein, whose protein sequence is MTSLSPSPPQTDTLLQVRDLCKTFSISKTANLHAVDHVSFNIQAGESVGLVGESGCGKSTLIRLVTRLLDVTSGTIQFDNTILSTVAVRQFPKSPHRKGIQLVFQDPTDSLNPRFTAYDTITEPIKRLEGGHDKAQLQARAAELAELVGLPQELLNRFPHQLSGGQKARVGIARAIALNPKLLVLDEPTSALDVSVQAVILHLLADLKERLGMSYLFVSHDLNVVRLLCDRILVMYLGKIIESGPVEQVFNHPRHPYTEALISAIPSFEAKPHPIPLTGEPRSPINPDPNVCRLYGRCPKGEDQCQQVMPTLEEVAPDHWAACHFHN, encoded by the coding sequence ATGACCTCCCTCTCCCCCTCTCCCCCCCAAACCGATACCCTCCTGCAAGTTCGCGATCTCTGTAAAACTTTCTCGATCAGCAAAACCGCTAACCTGCATGCTGTCGATCATGTCTCCTTCAACATTCAAGCTGGAGAAAGCGTGGGACTGGTGGGCGAATCAGGCTGCGGCAAATCCACGTTGATTCGGCTCGTGACACGCCTGCTCGACGTCACTTCCGGCACCATCCAATTCGACAACACGATTTTGAGTACAGTGGCGGTTCGCCAATTCCCCAAAAGCCCCCACCGCAAGGGCATTCAACTGGTCTTCCAAGACCCCACCGATAGCTTGAACCCCCGATTCACTGCCTACGACACCATCACCGAACCCATCAAGCGATTAGAAGGCGGACACGACAAGGCTCAACTGCAAGCCCGGGCGGCTGAACTCGCCGAACTGGTGGGCCTGCCGCAAGAACTCCTGAACCGCTTTCCCCACCAACTCTCTGGCGGCCAAAAAGCCCGTGTCGGGATTGCGCGCGCGATCGCTCTCAACCCCAAACTCCTCGTCCTCGACGAACCCACCTCCGCGTTGGATGTCTCCGTGCAAGCGGTGATTCTGCACCTGCTCGCCGATCTCAAAGAGCGCCTGGGGATGAGCTATCTGTTCGTGTCCCATGACTTGAACGTGGTGCGGCTGCTGTGCGATCGCATCTTGGTCATGTATCTCGGCAAAATTATCGAGTCTGGCCCGGTGGAGCAAGTCTTCAACCATCCTCGCCACCCTTACACCGAAGCCCTGATTTCCGCCATTCCCAGCTTTGAAGCCAAACCCCACCCCATCCCCCTGACTGGCGAGCCCCGCAGCCCCATCAACCCCGACCCCAACGTTTGCCGCCTCTACGGTCGCTGTCCCAAAGGCGAAGACCAATGCCAGCAAGTCATGCCCACCCTGGAAGAAGTCGCCCCCGATCATTGGGCTGCCTGTCATTTTCATAACTGA
- a CDS encoding ABC transporter ATP-binding protein, producing MTLHPSSSSPLTSAATDPATPQLLKVENLDVEFRTRSGTVKALEAVNFAIQPGETVGIVGESGSGKSVTAFTLMGVLDRAGKVTGGSALFQTDRVAVDLLKEPESSLRQLRGKELSMIFQNPRTALNPIRKVGKQITDVLRCHTDLSGAALRDRAIEMLASVRIPDPEKRYDAYPYELSGGLCQRIMIAIALACSPKLLIADEPTTGLDVTTQATVMNLIKDLATQQQMAAILITHDLALASEYCDRIVVMHAGHVVESAPTHSLFQAPRHPYTAKLIAATPEPHKAFADLIPITGNLPDLKATTIPPCRFSQRCDRYDPALCDQAPLVREHLSPDHQVACWKPL from the coding sequence ATGACACTGCACCCGTCTTCCTCATCCCCACTAACCTCAGCGGCAACCGATCCAGCTACGCCGCAGCTGTTAAAGGTCGAAAATCTCGACGTTGAGTTTCGCACCCGCTCTGGAACTGTCAAAGCGCTAGAGGCGGTCAACTTTGCGATTCAGCCGGGGGAAACCGTTGGGATCGTGGGGGAAAGTGGCTCCGGTAAATCGGTCACCGCTTTTACGTTGATGGGCGTGTTAGATCGCGCCGGGAAAGTCACGGGTGGCAGTGCGCTTTTCCAGACCGATCGCGTGGCCGTTGACCTGCTCAAAGAGCCCGAATCATCGCTGCGGCAGTTGCGGGGTAAAGAGCTGTCGATGATCTTTCAGAATCCTCGTACGGCGCTGAACCCCATTCGGAAAGTGGGCAAACAGATTACCGATGTGTTGCGCTGCCACACTGACCTGTCGGGAGCGGCCCTACGCGATCGCGCCATCGAAATGCTCGCCAGCGTCCGTATTCCCGACCCCGAAAAGCGCTACGACGCTTACCCCTACGAACTCTCCGGTGGCCTCTGCCAGCGCATCATGATTGCGATCGCCCTCGCTTGCTCACCTAAACTGCTCATCGCCGACGAACCCACCACCGGGCTAGACGTGACCACCCAAGCCACCGTGATGAATCTCATCAAAGACTTGGCCACCCAGCAGCAGATGGCCGCCATCCTCATCACCCATGACCTCGCCCTGGCATCCGAGTACTGCGATCGCATCGTCGTCATGCACGCTGGACACGTCGTTGAGTCTGCTCCCACCCATAGCCTGTTTCAAGCGCCGCGACATCCCTACACCGCCAAACTCATCGCCGCCACCCCCGAACCCCACAAAGCCTTCGCCGACCTGATTCCCATCACCGGTAACCTGCCCGACCTCAAGGCGACCACCATTCCCCCCTGTCGCTTTAGCCAACGGTGCGATCGCTACGACCCCGCCCTCTGCGACCAAGCCCCCCTCGTCCGTGAACACCTCTCTCCCGATCATCAAGTTGCCTGCTGGAAACCACTGTGA
- a CDS encoding four helix bundle protein yields the protein MAIRGHEELEVYQLAFEMAMQLFQVSKRFPVEERYSLTDQMRRSSRSVCANLAEAWRKRRYRAAFIAKLSDSEAEAAETQTWINFAVKCGYLKPELGKDLSHNYDRILGKLVKIIHNPSPWLI from the coding sequence ATGGCGATACGAGGGCATGAGGAACTGGAGGTTTATCAGCTGGCTTTTGAGATGGCGATGCAGCTATTTCAAGTCAGTAAGCGGTTTCCGGTCGAGGAGCGATATTCGTTAACGGATCAGATGCGGAGGTCTTCGCGATCGGTGTGTGCAAATTTGGCTGAAGCCTGGCGGAAACGTCGATATCGAGCGGCGTTTATTGCTAAGTTGAGTGATTCAGAAGCAGAAGCCGCCGAGACGCAGACCTGGATCAACTTTGCAGTCAAGTGTGGCTATTTGAAACCGGAACTGGGGAAAGACCTGTCGCACAATTACGATCGCATTCTCGGCAAGCTGGTGAAAATCATTCATAATCCATCTCCTTGGTTGATATGA
- a CDS encoding ABC transporter permease, whose product MTSTTFQHTRYVISENLVTFGAFALFLVFVLFAIFGEAIAPYDPLASNSAVALQPPSAAHWFGTDELGRDILSRVIVATRLDLGIAVVAVFLSFLVGSLLGTCAGYFGGWSDRIISRCIDTLMAFPLFVLAMGLVAALGNTVANIIYATAIINLPLYTRVVRSEVLVRREAGFVEAARLTGNSEWRIMARHLFPNVLPVMMVHISLNMGWAILNAAGLSFIGLGVQPPTPEWGIMVAEGATYIVSGEWWLALFPGAVLMLAVFCFNLLGDGLRDLIDPRMRT is encoded by the coding sequence ATGACCTCTACGACCTTCCAACATACCCGCTACGTCATCAGCGAGAATTTGGTCACCTTTGGGGCCTTTGCGCTGTTTTTGGTGTTCGTACTGTTTGCCATCTTTGGCGAAGCGATCGCCCCTTACGATCCCCTCGCGAGCAATTCCGCCGTCGCCCTCCAGCCACCTTCAGCGGCCCATTGGTTTGGCACCGACGAATTGGGGCGCGACATTCTCAGCCGGGTAATTGTCGCCACGCGCTTGGATTTGGGCATCGCTGTCGTCGCAGTGTTTCTATCGTTTTTAGTCGGTAGTTTGCTAGGCACTTGTGCGGGGTACTTTGGGGGGTGGAGCGATCGCATCATTTCCCGCTGCATCGACACCCTGATGGCCTTTCCCCTCTTCGTACTCGCCATGGGATTGGTCGCTGCCCTGGGCAACACCGTTGCCAACATCATTTATGCTACGGCCATCATCAATCTGCCGCTCTATACCCGCGTCGTGCGGTCAGAGGTTCTGGTACGCCGCGAAGCCGGGTTTGTCGAAGCGGCCCGGCTGACGGGGAACAGCGAATGGCGCATCATGGCGCGTCACCTGTTTCCCAACGTGCTCCCGGTGATGATGGTGCATATTTCCCTAAATATGGGCTGGGCCATTCTCAATGCGGCTGGCCTATCCTTTATCGGTCTGGGCGTACAGCCACCGACTCCAGAATGGGGCATCATGGTCGCCGAAGGCGCGACTTACATCGTCTCGGGGGAATGGTGGCTCGCGTTGTTCCCTGGTGCAGTTCTAATGCTGGCGGTTTTCTGTTTTAACCTGCTCGGTGACGGATTACGCGATCTGATCGATCCCCGCATGCGTACGTGA